Below is a window of Clupea harengus unplaced genomic scaffold, Ch_v2.0.2, whole genome shotgun sequence DNA.
TCCCCTGGCTGCTTTGGCCTTCGATGCAAGTGGCACCAAGCTTGCCACTGCCTCAGAGAAGGTATTTTAGTGTAGGGGGATTGTGGGTTGTGTCAGATCTACTAAATAAAATTCTGATTAATACTGTGCCTCCTTAACCTCTCGTTTTTTTTGTCAGGGAACTGTCATTCGTGTGTTCTCCATTCCAGAAGGACAGAAGCTCTTTGAGTTTcgaagaggagtgaagaggtgtgtTGGCATGATTGAAGCACCTGATATGAAGTGCCTGTCAGGGAACATTGAAATTATGTTTGTGAGCAGTGTCATCGTCTGAGAATATCAGACATTCCTGACAAGCCCAGTCAAACTGCTCCTCTTCTTTTCTGACAGATGTGTGAGCATCTGCTCGCTGGCCTTCAGCATGGAGGGACTCTATCTGTCAGCCTCGAGCAACACAGAGACGGTTCATATCTTCAAGCtggagacccagagagagaagtgagtggGTTTGGGTCTCTTCCATGTAAAATGTTTGGCCAGCTTAAATCAGAGCCACTCGCATAAATAGCCTTTCATGTCCTCTGTCTGCGCTAAACATACACAAAGCCAGATGTTGCAAGTTAGCgctgtcttcctgtctctgtaCATGGAAAGTCTCTACTGTAGATTagccaactttttttttttttacaacaaacaccctctctcccttactAAAGAGGAGATCTCTTTAGTAAGGGAGTTCCTAGATTTTTGGAGTATGTACATTTCTTTACATGtttcataatttattttatttctatatTAGACCACAGGAAGAGCCTACGACTTGGACGGGGTACTTTGGGAAGGTACTTATGGCTTCAACCACGTACCTGCCAGCTCAGGTGACAGAGATGTTCACCCAAGGCCGGGCCTTTGCTACTGTCAGACTGCCATTTTCTGGACATAAGAACATTTGTGCACTTGCCACGTAAGGGCTCTCATTTTGACCTAGAGCCACTAATTAAGATGTAATAATGAAATATACTGTTCCTATTCAGTCttggggagggtgtgggggtgaAGTGTTTGGGAGACTCATTCTAATACATGGAATTCCCACCTCAGTATCCAGAAGATTCCACGTCTTCTGGTGGCAGCCTCAGATGGGTACCTATACTTGTACAACCTGGATCCACAGGAGGGTGGAGAATGCACACTAATGAAGCAGCACAAGTGAGGCTTATTTTCAAAGATTTCATGAACAAAATTTCTGTTCTTTTAAGGttcttttaattaattaaactaCTTTATCAACTCACCTAGATTGGATGGCAGCGCTGAACCAGCCAATGAAATCCTAGAACAGACAGCACATGACCGTCCACTTGTGACGCAGACCTACAGTGCTGCTGTGGCCAAAGGTAGGCCCTCCCCTTTAAAGCCTTTAGTAACCACAGACAGATATTTATATGTCCGATCTGTGTTTCATGCAGAAATGTAGGATGGGTACCTGGTTAAGTATTTGAAGGCCTAATCTCTAATCTTCATTCACAATGCTAGTGTGTTGGCCGTGCTAGTAAAGGTTGCCATGCTTTCAGGAACAAAATTAATTTAGTACTGTGAAACACCATTTGAAGCACATTTACTGAAGACCTGTATTAACACCTTTAGCTGTAAATTGAAACTATTTTCTCCAGTTCCACATGTAAGTACAACACCTTAAACTCTGATCGAGGCCCTCTGATGTCAAGGTATAAACATTTGACACTTGTTTAGAAGTAGTTTTGAGGAACAACTGAGCAGGTGTTGAAAAACTGCCAGGCTACATTCAGTTCTGCTTAAATTTGGCCACTTCCCAGTACTGTAAAACCCTGTGGAACCTTAGTGCTGTGGTGGTTCCCGCGCGTCAGCTCTCCTCCATCTTGGTCAGGTTACACTGAGGACCAGGGGGCAGTGGGTGGAGCTGGAGTGGAGGATGACATGAACGCCCTGCAGCTGGATGAGGAGAACGAGCAGCCTCCCTTAATCCTGGAGACAGACTGAACAAGCGAGCGAAGCGGAGGAGGGTGAGcacgagaacgagagagggcCACACCGACGGAGAGACATTTTGGGATTTTTGGGAGGGGGTAGAGGGAGGTCTCCTCCTCGGGAGCTGCTAAGACGCATGTGACATAGTGGAAGAAGGAGGGATTAAACAGAAAGGGCATTTTTAAAAAGCAGGCCTAGCTGTAGCCTCATTCTGTCTGTTGTTACATATAgacgtttttttcttctcccttgtggctttttaaaaacaaacaaactaaaaagaATGATCATCTGGTGGAATTCCAATGGCCAGATATACATTTAATAATCAAtggaaatgagaaaaaaaaaaaaaaaacaagctgcaGGTGTTGCGTCCCTTAGCTTTGCATGTACATGTGCCAAGTGTAGGATGTTCtagaaaaaactaaaacatttgcTCTCATGTCGATGGTTCTGTTCTATATGGTGGACTCTTTTGTCTCTCAAGCCTTGTCAGAAATTAAATGTGATTTTTctccttaaaaaaacaaaaaaaaaatgtatctgaaAACGGTCAGTGTGGCTTCTCTGCCTGTCCACATCTGAATGTGTACAGTGTCCCCTTTGCTTCAGAGAGGaatttctcttgtgtgtgtgactgaatgcaCCTGTGCTATGTGTTCTGCACAGAGCTGTAAATATGTTCATCTACGCGAGCAGGACACAAATGTCATGCAGTGCTTCAGAACACTGACAGCCAGACTGAGCATGACCTGCGCTGACCTCGATGGCCTAACGTAAACAGTATTCTCAAAtgactgtttttctttcccGAAGTCAGCAACTACCGATCTTAACCCAAATGACAAATTACTTAACGCTCAAAACAAAAtgcaagaaaaaaatattttttttttgttgtttcctTTTTGTACTGTTGATGAAGCTCATTTCTCCATTCAAATATTAATGAAGTGCGACACCTTCAGGATTTAATAATTCCCTTGTTTTACTTCTAAtctcctcactctctgtgtccAAACTATTTTCATTGTTAACATTTTATTGCTTCAAAAGACCTGATGGGAATTTGGAGGTGGTtgcttttcattcattttaaggAGGAGCTGGTACTCCAGCAGATGTGATGGAACATCAGCCATtagtcactgttttgttttcccagtgggaattttagtttttttctttttcctgaaTAAATGACTTCAACTCCCTATCTCTCAGTGATGACATTTAATGGCAACAATAGTCAGTAGTCAACAAGGACAGGCCTGGCTTTGAATCTTACCCAGCAGTCATAGATCTTTCCGGAAGTCAACATGCTTTAAATTGATCGTTAAAAGGCTCTGGGAACACGGGAGATCAGAGAGTAGCTGGAGCAGAACAAAATGCCGGCCTTTGGTGCCTGTGTCCATTTCTCCTGCCTCTCCCAGACCCTTAGGGTCTGATGTTGGTAACCGGCCGACACTGGATCAGACTCCAGGCTGGTTCCCACGGACATCCCTGCGCACACTCAgctaataaacaaacatgggtTATGGTCACGTAGACCAtgtcagagccagagccaggacCAGACCAGGTCAAATCAGAGCCTGCGTGTCTCCTGGGCACTAGGAGTATCTTTATAGGGCAAAGTCCCCAGGAGCACTACCTCTACATGCAGAAGTAATCAGAATGTTTGGAAAGGTTCTAATTTTAGAGAGAACAGGAAATTGTGTTTGGGATGTGTaccacacagctacacacaacaTTTTCCATCAAGACGGCCAAGAAAGAATGGTCAAGTGGAGCACCTTCAAAACACCTAGATTTTTTTTTGCGATGTTATATGAAATCTTCATGCTTCTGGTGTAATGCTGCCAGAACTCACAGCAACATGATTAATGTAATGACTATCGCCACAACCAATGGACTCTACAGCTCAAACGCCCTAtcatttgttttctaatgatttttgtataaaatgtgaATTGTTCCATATAAAggtcaaataaataattaactGAAAAAacaatttgtgtgtgcatacaatgACCGATTTCCATGATTTGTAAGAACATATCTTCTGTGTAACACATAATCTTTAGATTTGAATTCAAAGATGGAACCGAAATTATtacatatttgtttatttgtttgtttgtagggTGCAGTGTAATCTGTTAGAGATTTAAATGATTTCATCAAAGAGAACCACGTTAGATCTCAAatctcattttatttatttttttatacggATAagaacattcattcattcatattttgaCTTAAACAGAAAGCATTTTATGACCTGCATATCACTGACAAACCGCTTTAAGTAACAACTTCAGTTTTTGAAAGCACAATAGCTTTGCTATGCCAATTTGGCACTGGTTGATTAAAGGGACAGAAGAAAACACTTGTTTTATTATAgtatttgtataaaaaaaaagctcattGAGTACCATATCATTATGCAGTTCATCACTCAACATTTACTGAATCTTCAGGTCCTTCATTGCAGATTCAATGGTCTGAAATAAGATGTGGATAACATTATTTCTCAACACACTGGGGGAGGAAATATAACAACTCATGGCACAAAATTTAGATAGTGGCAGAAATATGACTGGCTGGTTACCTTCACATCCCAAATGGCCATTCCCCCGTCCATTCCAGTGGTGCAGAATTTGGCACACTTGACTTTCCCACCTTCCAGAACTGAGATTTGGCTACGGATGAAAGAGGACAAAGTGTCAGGATCTGTTAtacacaattgtattgtttttagcCACAGGTCATGAAATAATTAATGCCCAGGCTTGGGATGAAGAGGATGGAATAAAGGCCAGTGTGAGGGGACACATGATATGCCTGGTcacaaagagagaaggagatgaggcGTGAGTTATTATTCAGTCGGGGACTTTCCTTAGTGTGGAGGAGGATCAAGTCCATCTAGAGGCCAACCCTTGAATGCCTCAACAAAATATTGTGATTGAAAGACATGTTGTGACTCAGACTACACTGGCTGTATAACTGTTGAGGCAGAGAAGTTAAGCTAATAATATCTAAATTTTGAAATGTTACACCAGAGATAAAAACTCGAAATGAtcaaaacagatttttttttttacatgtttggGGTTATATGAAATGTGGATGTCTCATGCACTGCCTAATAGTCATGCATACAAAACTAGTACAGGCAGTATTATAACGCTATAAAAAAGTGTGTCTCTTGCCTGATGCTGTTTTTGTGCAGCGACTCCAGTGCGGCCTCTTTGGTCTCAGAGGCCGTCTTGTCCAGGTTCTGGAAACGCTCCCTGGCGGTCAGGCCCTTCTGTGCGCTCTGCTTGGGCACGTCCAGTTTCCCGCCAAAAGTAATGGTCCCTTTCCCAGcatcatacacaaacagcacGGGGTAACAGTCATGGCCCTGGaaagacaccacacacaacaggcaGGACTCATTggagctttttttctctccactgtTTTGAAGCAAGTTTTTGAGAATAGGGAGAATGTGCTCACGGCTGCCACAATGCTGTTCTCTGTGATGAAGGTCACGCACACGAGAGGCAGAGTCGCGGAGGACAGACTGGCGATTCTTTTGATATGAAATAATGAAGAGcacacaaaacaccacagtATATATTATTGTCAGTGTTTCAtataggggggaaaaaagagtgaaGCATTGTTAAAGATAAACAGAGTGTTCTCCTGACCCCTTCAGGCAACATCTTTAGTGAGCTCCAGTTCCCTTTTTCACTGCCTTTGTAATTTGACTCTCTTTTTGTCTAGTTTCACCCCAAGTCATTTCTGCTGCATATACCTGCCCTCACTATTACTCACAGAATGACTAAGGTGTCCTATTCGCAAAAGCTAGATATGCACTTAGAAACCACTCCAGTGACTTCTTAAGTGATCCTGCAACTTCCTTACTGAAAGCCTTCCATAGTGGAGTTATATTACATTCAGTTATTTCATAGAGACTTGTGCAAAATCATATAAAGTAAGTTTAAGGTCTTTTTAAGTCAATTGTAGGCGTGAAACCACAACTTCTGTGTTGCCAGGCCTCCCCATGCTCCACCAGTTTACCGAGTACTAAGGCCTGGGGATATCATTTTTAGTTGGTTCCATGTTTTTGTTGCTATGATGAGCACACAAATAGCATTACTCACACAGCGGCCTTGCCCCCCTCAGCCACAGCCAGTGTGCTGTCATGGCTGGCCCAGGCCACTCTGTTTCCACTGTCAGAGAAGCTGACTCCATGGACCCAGCCAGCAGTGCCGCTGGACTCAAACATCACCTCCCCAAAGGGCATTTTGGAGCCCCAAGAGGTGGGCGCAGGTTTCTCTTCCACTTCCTTGATGTAAGCAGAGAAAATTCTGGAAAAACAAGCCCTCAGATTAGCTATTTTAGCCCACCATTACCCATGAAACGTTCCTAAAGCTAGTACATTTTCTAATAACATTTCGTAGACATCTTTAAGCAGTGCCCTGAACAAAATAACTCATAATATAGTACAATAAGACTTGGCATTCATTTCATTAATACATGTTGGCAATAGGCCATAGACATTTGGCACTGGCAACACCACACAGAAAAACCAACAGCCTGACATTCATGCACACCTGCACTTGAAGTCACATGACCCCGCTGCCAGTAGAACATTGTTTGGGTGCCAGTCCAGGCACAGAATGGTGGAGCGAATGGGCTTCTTGATATGCTTGCAAACCcacctagaacacacacacacacaaaaaaaaaaaatcacagacgAGAAACCGGGGATATTCCATTCACCATGGGAACCGCATATGTTTCATGCGTCATTTCGGAATATGGACATTCCGGGCAAATCAGCTTTACACGGTTTTACCGACATCAGTGGACAGTAACTCCAGTCTTTGAAGCCGACAGGATTATGTGGCACTGACCCAGTGCTGTGAGAACAGTAGGGGGTTCAGGAATAAATACACAAGCAGTATTCCCCTGCTAGTGTTACCACATCAGTGTGCCATATGGGCCCCTCATGCGCAAATGCTAGTCATCCTTCAAAATATGAATTTTAATGCCACACCCGCATGCACTATCTAAATTATGAAGCTGGTCGTGCAGAGTTAGTCAGTCACAATATCGTCATGAGAAAAGATTTGATGAGACTAATGACAGCACAATTATATTGCCATTATATATTGATGGCTGGTATGGCTGGCACCATGGGAACAGATGGTTGAGCTATACTTGAAATCTTCAGATTAATGTCAACATAGCCTGGAGAAGGTCTGAGTACCATAAATACTAAACACCATCTTTTAGTGCGGGTATTAAAAGAGAAATATCAGGAGCCGCTAAAGGACACATCATGAGACTGGCTGGCAGTGCCACAGTCACAATCTGTCATTAAAAACAATCCAAACATCCCACCATAAGCAGATTATCAGTTTTAGGCTGTGCTCTCTCAGATATTACTAGATAACTGTTTCCAACAGGGAATGGAGGCAAAGATTCAAATCACCAGTCATTTTCCTGCTCAAAGTAGCACACGGAGATGAGGCGGGAACCGCTGCCCACAGCAAACTTGTTCTCCTTGGGGGACCACTTGACACAGCGGGCAGCGCGATTGATCCTCAGGATGACCAGGGTGGGCTTCCATGCGTCCCCCTTCAGGGTCCACACATAAGCGTTACGATCAGTGCCACAGGTCACAATGCGGTTGCTTTCTGAGGCCCAATCGATCcctgagagaaatggagggtgATCTTTGATGAATGTATATGACCAGGTCTTAGAGCAACAGTTAGAACAGGTCTGATCTAACTAGATCACCATGGTTAAGGTGACAATGGCACAGGTAGTGATTCAATTGGgcaaagaaatggaaagagtcAGTAATGTGTAGTATAAACAGTTAAGTGAATAGAGAtcagcagtaaaaaaaaaaaaatgttttattgaaaAAATTATAAAACACTTCATTATACCACAATCCTTTTATTGAGTAGAGAGCTGCATATCACAGATcatttaatacatttcataTTACTTGCATTAGACACCAGAGACATAAACATCTAAAATGTTTGCACTGATATTTGTCTTTTCAGCTCAAGGGTCTCTTACCGGTCACCTGGCCACCGTGCTCCTTCAATTCATGAATCTTTGCCCAGCTGGTGCCTGCCTTCTTGTAGATATGAACTTCATGGTTATTTGGACACAAGGCAATCTCTGGATGAAGCAAAGGGAACCAGTGTGTACTTATTTCATGTCATCGCATAagcaaacacaaaatgaaagctGACATTGTATTTCAGCACACATCCAGTTGCCAAGACACAAGAGCCCTCAATCCACCACTGCAACTACAACAAACATCCTATGCAAAATAACTTATAACTAGACATGCCAAAATTAGCTACCAGACTTTTGCCAGAAGAAAATCACCAAGCTGACTAACTGCCTTGGCCCTAATGTTTCATAATTGGTATTCGTGTCATCCTCTGATGTAAGCTAATAAGGCCTTTGTTGTTCCTACTGCTTCCGCACAGGAAGGCCTGCCAGTAGCCAAGAGCAGCCAGAGCCTCTCGCCCGTGCTCTGTGGTCTGGTCTGTTCACGACATCCAACATCAGCAACAGAGCACCATTCATGGTAAAACAGGAAGTCAGGGGAGAATTAGTCACCACTGCTTCTCTCATCaggcagaagagaaaaaaaaaagagacacgtGTGGCGGCTTtgagtcagagagaaaatgacCACGTCCGTGTGATTGCAAACCACTACTTTTAAATCATCCAAATGAGCCTCAGAATTAACATTCCTCAGGGTTAGAGCAACGAGTGTCTACCTTCTCATGGCATAAACCCTGCTCTCAGAAGACTGGGAAGTGGGCACCAGCTTACACAAAGAGGTTTTTTTGGGGGATTTTGAGGCAAAAGGTGGGCGGGGGAAACACCCTGAGACGTGTTCCATGTGCTACTGGTGGTTTATGTAACATGATGAAAAAGCGTTTCTGCAAAAGTCTGCAAATGCACAACTCAGCAGATGGGAAGTCAGCAAAAATGTTAAAGTCACTAGGAGCAGAGAGGTGGGGGCTTGAATCCGAATGAGATGAAGGTGCATTTGTGCAAGCTCATTCAAAATGTCTCTGAGACCTCTTCCTTTGCCCTCCTTCCTCATACAATCTTCTACCATGACTCCACTTTGAACCAGAAGAGCTTGGACTAAAACAACACGATGGCATGTTTAATCTTTTAAACACAGTGTGTTATTATGATTCTCAGTCGGTCTTGAGTTCCCCTGAAATCACAAAGCTTAAGACAAACACCCTAAGACTGAAGATCTAGTCTTCTTGACTGGAGGAAATTCCTCTGGCTACCTGGATTTAAGCCAAGTTATATTTAACTTCCTAACGGTACAACTGATACATCCCCACTTCACGGGACATCTTGAAAACAAGGGAAGACCACTTCTGCTCATCTCATGAAGACAGCTACATGAGCATATGTAAATGTACTGTCTATATTTTTCTTACTTTGAGAGACTTTAACATGTCCCCATGTTCCAAGACTCCCCAAATCTATGACTTTTTTGTTGCTGCAAATAAGAGGTAGTAAACTCACGGGTGCGGTCTTTGTTCCAGGCGTGACAGCTGATTGGTTCCAGCAGGAAGCTGTGGTAAGCCATGGGCGCTACAGACAAGTCAAACACTGCAAACGAGACGTAGGCTCAGTGAGGTCGTGCTCAACAAGGAAACAGCTACCTTGTCTCATGGCTGATGCTATAGGGCTTATGGGTGGTGTTGCATGCTGCAACTTCCGCAAAAGCTTTACAGAAAGAGAAGTTGTAAAACTATGATTTTTATACAAATGTTTAACACTCTTTGTCTTTCTGATTTAAAACACTGGTCGTGTTGCCTTTTAATTTGGATGGATTAAGATGGGAGAAAGACAtggcttatatatatatatacattgagtTTCTTAGTAAATTGAAACCAGACCAGAAAGGAATGTAGAGGCAGACAAAGCATACCAGttaaaaaatggaaaaacacacataagaccttttcagtgtttcagtgttttgaATAAGCACTATGTGCGGGATATTTGTTTACAGCACCACCACATTGGTTACATTCAAAACATGCCACCAGGCCTTAgaaatatcaaataaaaataatttagaTAAAAATATTAAACTAAAATGCAGCATCAAAAGCCTCAATACTTTTAGGACTTTCAAAAATGTCATGTTCTCTAAAGTTGGAGGGCTCAGCAACCTGCGCGCTGCTGAACATCTCAGCACCTAAAAATGACTTTTCAagctgaaacaaacaaaaacatctgtTATCCTACTTACCCTGGTATCTGAAAAAAGAGGAGGGGGTAGGGGAAAAAAAGCTCAGAAGCAGGGGGTCGTCAAGATGTGAACCAGAAGCCCAAGTTCGTGGACTCTGAGCAGTCAACACAAACGCTGGCTTGCCTCTGAATGAACTAAAGTATTTCCTTAGACGTTTttctctctaaaaaaaaaaaacagtccacTTCCCTCTTCCTGCCCTAGACTCATAACCACTTCCTTGTGTGGGCGTTTGTCTGCAGGCGAGGAGGGCCCTCAGCTTTAACTCCCCAAACATGACATGCTGCACGGCAATGGAAAAACATCATTCTAGTGTACGCCTTTGCAGGGACTCTCTGTCGAACAGGAGGCTGCAGCCGGGGGGCTTACAGTTTCTCCTTAATTTTTCAGAACAGCAGATCGTTTCTGTGCCATCACATGAGATCAGCTGAATAATATTCACTGTGTTTCCAAAAAAAGCCACTCCTTTCGCATGAGGATGTCAATGCTCTGTGCTGAACGGGGGCACAGCTCTACATGTACAGATGTTTTTAGAGCATACCCAACcgatataaataaaatgacttAACAAAAATAGTGAAACGCATTGGTTGTTGAGGATTCACATACTAACAAGAATAAGATCATGAACTTAGCAAtcgatcacaaacacacacacacacacacacacacaaaacaaggccACACTAGACAGACGTGGTGTAGTATACTTCATTTATTTCTAGCAGACCATTTACATAAAATTCTCCTTTTAAGTTAACTACTCTTTAGTTCCTCTGGGGTCCCAGAGCACCGTGATCAGGAGGTCTCACCGCTGGGGGTACCAGCTTTGGCATAGAACTTTAAAAACCAAAGATTCTAAACCCTTTTTCCATTAGTGTATTCCCATTTGTAGGAGTGAATAATATCACAGGTCAGTTCACACCGCCGTTCAGTGCttagcttgttttttttaaggtttaTTTTTGTAGTGTTTCAGTTAAAAACTTTCAGACATGTTATCAAATCTCCTTGTTAGTCTTCAAGCGATATTGCTTGTGCTGAGGTCATGCTAGTGATCTGAGTAAGCTTGATTACATGATCCGCAGTCCTTCGATGGACGACTCCAGAGTCTACAGAGGAAACAATGATTATTAATATAAATTGTCATCTGTAGTCTGAAGAATAGTCTGTGTATGTAGGGtgttttgtgtacatttattGCTTATTATTTAGAACAAACCTTGAAATCCCATATGGTCATTGCGCCATCGATTCCTGTAGTGCAGAATTTACGACAATCTTTTTTGTCTCCTTCATATATAGACACTTGGCTATGAGgacaaaacaaaatggcagaaACAAGAACAATTCTTAACATTGTCATGATACATtgaacaaacaaatgcaataaagcACACTCATATTTGACTGAGCTTCAGTTAATATAACATTATCAGTCATTGCATTAAACTACAGGTACTATGAATTTCTCATGATTCTGGCTACAGATTTTGAGATTTGAATTGAGAGAAATAAACCTTTTGTGAAAGTGAAGCCACGATAAGCCAGatttgtgtgttcaagaaaGTGCAAGTGGCAGGCACTGCTTTTGTGTCTGAAAAAAAGGAACTCAAGATTTGAGACCTCTTTGGTTGTACAGCTTTTTAATTCTCCCTTCTCTCAATTTCACTGTCTGctctattttctttctttaaggCCAAATTTGTGAAACATCTTCACACAACTGACCAAAGGGCCCAGTGAATGAGCACATGTCCCTGAGTGTCCCTTTGTGATGCTGTGGTGGCCTTACGTGATGCTGTTCTGGTGCACGGTCTCCAGGGTGCTGTTGCGGTCCTCTGTGGTGGCCTTCTTGTCCATGTTGCGGAAGCGCTCCATGGCGGAGATGTTGCGCTGGATGCTCTGCTTTGGAATATCCAACTTGGAAATAAAGGTCAGGGTCCCGCTGTCATCGAAACTGAACAGCATTGGGCAGCAGTCATGGCCCTGCAACAGACAAGGGGCCCAAAGTCAGAATTCAACTCAGCCAAGCACAGTTAAAgaattttaaattaaaaaaaatctaattacaataataataaaaaaatgtcaatgtGAAATCCATAGCTAACAGGTAGCTATAGGTAACTTTACCATTAGAAACAGGATGACATACTACCTGTCAAAGTGCAACGAAACATTGACACTGCCCTTACAGACCCTAACCTTAAATATGAAGCGCCAACGTGTTGACTCTTTCAGGTAAACTATGCTTAATAGGGTAGTAGCACAGTACAAAAGTCTTCAGAGGATTATTAGTCAGCCTTCAtcttacacacaaaacatactaCAAAGACTTTATATAGCACACACTAGTATAGAGGCTTAAATGTGTTACTTGTTGAATGTGATCACTTACCGCTGCCACAATGTTATTCTCAGAAACGAATGTCACACTTAGAAGTGCAAGGTATTCAGTCTTCAGTTGGCTTGGTCTGGAGGGAATATTTTAAATGACAGAGAAATAGCATTAAACAGTAGCCTATGCCTGAGGAATAAAACCTTTACATGTTGCATCAACATTTAGAGAAagcatgttttgtgtgtatacagaAATACTTAAGAATATAGAATACTATGCCATTATGacgaacactgcaaatacaCAGTGACATTTTACTTAACAACTCAGTTCTTATAATACGATTCACTTATACAGCATGCCAATCATActgtgtgtgactcactgtCAGAAGGCTGAGAGTACTGCTTCAGTTGGACCACTGTATTCACACAGTGGCGTTTTTGTTTGTAAATTTACCAAACATGCCTCTGCTTTACACTCACGTTGAGCTTTTGGTCGGGTCCACCACCGTCACAGTGCTGTCATGGCTCACCCAGGCCAGTCGGTTTCCAGTGGCAGAGAAGCACACAC
It encodes the following:
- the wipi2 gene encoding WD repeat domain phosphoinositide-interacting protein 2, translating into MNLASQSGEAGCSQLLFANFNQDNTSLAVGTKSGYKFFSLSSVDKLEQIYECTDTEDVCIVERLFSSSLVAICSLKAPRKLKVCHFKKGTEICNYSYSNTILAVKLNRQRLIVCLEESLYIHNIRDMKVLHTIRETPPNPSGLCALSISNDNCYLAYPGSATIGEVQVFDTINLRAANMIPAHDSPLAALAFDASGTKLATASEKGTVIRVFSIPEGQKLFEFRRGVKRCVSICSLAFSMEGLYLSASSNTETVHIFKLETQREKPQEEPTTWTGYFGKVLMASTTYLPAQVTEMFTQGRAFATVRLPFSGHKNICALATIQKIPRLLVAASDGYLYLYNLDPQEGGECTLMKQHKLDGSAEPANEILEQTAHDRPLVTQTYSAAVAKGYTEDQGAVGGAGVEDDMNALQLDEENEQPPLILETD
- the arpc1b gene encoding actin-related protein 2/3 complex subunit 1B, which encodes MAYHSFLLEPISCHAWNKDRTQIALCPNNHEVHIYKKAGTSWAKIHELKEHGGQVTGIDWASESNRIVTCGTDRNAYVWTLKGDAWKPTLVILRINRAARCVKWSPKENKFAVGSGSRLISVCYFEQENDWWVCKHIKKPIRSTILCLDWHPNNVLLAAGSCDFKCRIFSAYIKEVEEKPAPTSWGSKMPFGEVMFESSGTAGWVHGVSFSDSGNRVAWASHDSTLAVAEGGKAAVIASLSSATLPLVCVTFITENSIVAAGHDCYPVLFVYDAGKGTITFGGKLDVPKQSAQKGLTARERFQNLDKTASETKEAALESLHKNSISQISVLEGGKVKCAKFCTTGMDGGMAIWDVKTIESAMKDLKIQ